CCCGATTGAGCTCATAGTTGAGGACTCTTCTCAACGGGTAAAGCACTCGGGGTGTGGTGGGTGGGGGAGTCCCAGTGAGCAGGATATCCATATCGACGACTCTGTCGCAATTCTTCTCAAATGACAAAAGCTCCGTGCGAGATACAGAGGGGGTAGTCAGCACAGGAACAGCGTTATTTTCCCCATCTAAACGATATCAACTCTCATCGCTCCGGTAGCGGAAGATAGCTAGAATGAGACTCGTTGGTGGATACATGGCAACCGATCTTATTCTGGAGAATAATGGATACGATTTGGTCTGGCGGATATTTTGAATATCTAAATAAGTTGAGAGCCCAATCTGAGAAATTGCGTGAATCTCAGCATAACCTTCATCAAACCATGTGATTAGAAGTGGAATTATAAGTACAATTCCTAAAGAGACAGGCACAGTTAGCAAGTTTATTACAACCGTGCCGGTACCTACAGAGATGGCACGGAACACAAGAGAGGGTAAGGCGATCAGGGAAGCAATCAATAGAGATAGATATGAAAGCTGTCCGATTGTGAAGAACCACTGTAGGGGCCAAGACCACTGCTTGTGACCTGCTTCATGTAGGAAGATGAAATCATGAATAAAATCTGGTCTGTCTTCCACCTGTGCTCGATTGATTATAATATGAGAAAATGCGACTCCTTGCCCTGCCGTAGACCATGACTCATCATAGACATAGTAAACAGGGGCGGACGTGTCTTCCACTGTAACATTCTCTCTTTCAACTACACCGCCGTGGAAGAGTGCCATTAGAACCGCTCCGTAGTGGAGGAGATCCATCTGGTTACAGATACTAGATGTAGAGTTTTGAAAAAACCGGGGACATGAGGCTGTATTCTCTTCTTACTTCTCAAACAGCCGGCCCACTTATTCACACGCTCACAGACCGGCTTTTGCTAACTGAGTAGCATGTTTAGCAAAGGCAGAGCTAAGAGCGTGAGAGAAACAAGCCCAATCACCTCAAACCCAGACAATACGTATTTGTCACCGCCATTTCCATTCCTTAGATCCCAGTAGGCATAGGGGAATAACGAACGCCTGAATGATGAACAAAGAAAAATAATTGCGGAGAAAAAATAGATAGAGTAGAGTCGGGGTAGTGTGTGGCTTGCTGGGTAGTATATGTCAAGCGGAGAAATAGTTATGAAGAAATGACCAGCGATTATCGAAGACATGAGCGAGATCGGAGCCATCCGTCGCCGGCCACTAAATATAGACCTAATTGGATTCTTTCTCTCCCTGAAGAATCCACAAAGAAGCCGTCGCATGTAAGAAATCCATTCGTCATATCCTGCTACAAATAGTCGATGTTTGTCTCCTTGCGGGCTATTGGCGTTGACCCTCGCCACACCCCCCTTTGACTGAATCAGCATTTCATAAGTCCCCAATAGCTCTGGAACCGATTCATCTCCCACAATCTCAGTTATGCTAGAATAACTCTTCTCAATACCTTCATAGAGAATTGTTATCTCCAAGGAAACCTCATTTAGCGACTCATATATTAGAGACTCCAGCTCCAGTAGAGCTTCGCCCTCAATCGTCACCGAGGGGAGTGATATCAGCTCCCCATTACCATCCAACATCATAACTTGCTGAACAGACGCAGGGCTCAAAAATCGCAGGGTAGATCGAATCCTAGCCCATTGAGGGTAGGCCCCTATCGGCTCTCCACTGTTCTCTCAATTTGGGATTCTATTAGGAGACTCCCCAACTCGTCTTAATCGTTGTCACACTCGCAGAAATTCGAGAGTACTTCGTTTTAGTCATGACGGGCCGCACCACCAGTATACCCATTCCGTCGCTTTGAACAGATGTTCGTGAGCGATCGGGGCGCGAGCAGTTCCTCCCTCACCGTTCTCACTTATCGCGATCACCGCCCTCCAGCGCTGCCCCAATCTCCACGAACTGGTTCCGCGACGCAGCCACCTGCTCGACATCGGCTTGTAGCTCGAGGTCACCGTTCACATCCACGCTTATGGCATCTTAGTCCGTGTCGAACAGTACCGCGTAGAGTCGCTCGTTGCCCGCGTACTCTACCGACTCGTCGACCTGCTGTCAGGCGTCTCGGCCAGTTATCGATACCCGGGTGTGTGTTATGACTCGCACGGCTCAACCTTGGTCGTGTTCTCGTGTAGGTCTATTTTATTTATACCAGTACGGGTTTACACGGCTTTGCGAGAACCACTACCTTTTGGAAACTGAATTCTATGTGATTATGAGATAGTTGTGGGGACAAACCTCTCAGAATCTCCGGGATCATTCGCACTCATACCCAGCTACCGGATACTCTCAATTTGCTTTTCCCTATCAACTAAGTGGTGTGGCTGGTTCAAAATGTTATATGACTCTCCGCACCGACGGGAGGGGAGCGTCCCTACCGTCGCTCGACTCAACATTTCCTCACGACGAGGTATCGATGGCGCTCACTAGATGCGGGCTTCTTGTGGATAGAGCAGAGACGCTCGCTCGGCTGTACGCCCAACATCGGGACTGGACTGTCGTCGAAGAGAAATGGATCCAAGAACGTTTTGACGAGCGCAGTACGCGTGGAAGTTCGAAGGGAATCTACCGCGCTCTCAGTTCCCGATTCAAGACTGCTGGTAGCGAACTGCCGTCTATTGTCCAACTACCCTCCGTCCTCGACCAGTGTGAGACGGAGCGCGACAAAGCGCAGGTACTGTACTTCTACTTGTTGGAAGACGATCCTCTCGTCAAGTACACCGTTCACCGGTACGTCGACCGGCTTCAGGAGTCCGGTGCCGAAGGATTGGATTTCGAACAAGAGACGATCGAGCGCCTCCTGAACGAGTTTCACTACGAGGATGGGAGCGAGTTTGATTATGCAGAATCGACGACGCGGCGATGGGGAGAAGGGCTCCGATCGGTAATGCGAGAGATCGGTGTTCTCGACACACAGCAGGCGCTTCACGGACAAATCCCCAACCTCGGAACCACGCCACTGCTCGTTGCGTCAGGGTACTCGTGGGAGCTTCACGGAGATGACTGGCTCTCCCAGCCGACTGGCTGGCACTACCTCTTCCAATCGGTACAGTACTGGGACTCCTTGGCCGAACGAGTGAGCGACGATCCGAACTGGGGGGCGAGCGGGATTCACGGTGAGCTCAGACTTCAGCCGGTGGACGATACATACGACTGGGCCGAACCATGGGAGGGCGAAGTGTGACTGACGAGAGCTGGTTCGCTGCCGATGTCGGGAGCGATTTCGAGGAGTCCGTCCGCATCGACCGCGAGGATGATGGTCTCGATCACCGGCTGGAATCGATCGACACCTACCACGTGACGGAGGAGTCCGAGGACTTCATGTCCGACTTCTTCTCGCGCCTGCTCGGTCGTTCCGAGGATATGCGGTCGGGCGCGAACTACTGGCTCTACGGGTACTATGGGAGCGGGAAGAGCCACCTCCTCAGCGTGCTTCGCGGCCTGCTGGATAGCGAATGGCTTCGAGAGCGCGAGGATGTCTGGGAGCAGCTAACCGACGGTCGTGAGCTGGACACGCTCGAGGCCACGTGGTCATCGATCCACGATGAATACGAGGTCATCCCGATCTCGGTGAACCTCCTGAAGCATCAGGGCCAGAAGAAACTGAGCTTCAGCGAGATCGTCCTCCGCAGTGCTCACACGTCGGAACGACTCACCGGTGCCGACGGAGGGCTCTCGTCACAACTTGATGTCGCCTTCTTCGAGGACTGGTACCGAACGACCGACGCGTGGGATGACCGGACGACCAACACCCAAACAGCACTTCGGAGTACGGTTGACAGCCCAGAGAAGTACGACTGGGGGGACGTTCAGCAGTACAACGCTCTCGCGGACACCGTTCTTCCCACACTCTTCGAGCAGGAGACCGGCACAGTGGATGGTCTAGACGACCTGATGCCGTCGGATCTCGACCCGCAAGCGATGGTCGAGCGTCTCGAACAGTTGCGGAGCAACCGCGAAGAGGAACTCGGCTGCCCAGTCAAACTCGTGCTACTGCTCGACGAGGTCAGTCTCTTCATCGGAACGGACTTCGACCGCCTCACCGAGCTGCAGACCCTCGCGGAGAGCGTCGACGAGACCGGTGACGGCGATATCCAACTGGTGGCGACGGCACAGGCCAAAATCGAGGACGTCCAGCCGCAGTTCGCGGCTCGTGGTGCCGACTTCAGCATCGTCAAGGATCGGTTCCCGCACCGGTTTGGCCTTCCGAGTCGACACGTCGGCGAAATATCGACTCAGCGATTGCTCAAAAAGACGGTGGACGGGAAGGAGGATACGGAACGCGTCCTCGACCGAACCAGCAACGAGCCCGAGACGTTACTTGTGTACTCGGGCATCGAACAGAACACCGAACCACCGCTCGACGACATCGACCGCGAGCACCTCGTCGAGTTCTATCCGTTCCTTCCGTATCAGCCACCGCTGTTCCTCGAGATCCTCTCGAACCTCCGGCAGGAAGCACACGACCCGGCGAAGTCGATCTTCTCGGGAACCGCACGGGCGATTCTGGCTCTCGTTCACGGACTCCTCCAAGAGTGGATAGAGGCTGGCGAGGAGACCAACGTCATTTCGCTGGTCGACTTCTACGACCTCATCGAACCGGAACTCGATGACATTACGCCACAGGACGTGGGTGTTATCGAGGAGATCGAGGAACAGCACAAGGCAGGCGAACTAGAGGAGATCGACGTGGATGTCGCGAAGGCCGTGTTGCTCCTCCAGCACATTCCGGATACGATTCCGATGTCTGAGCGGAACCTCGCAGTCGCCGTGTTGAGTGACCTCGACGGCCCGACTCAGTTCCAGATGGAGAACCGCGTCGAGGACTCGCTCCAACGGCTTCGAAAGTTCATCCGGCCGACGCACGACGAAACCGGGCCGAAGTACGCGTTCACTCATCCGGAGGAGCGCGAGATCATCGAAGCCTCCGAGGAAAACCTCGACAACCCGGACTGGCAGTCCATCATCGAAGCCGTGGACGGGTATCTCTGGGAGGACATCGTGCGCGACCTCTCACTCCCGACATCGGCCGAGTACCCAGATACCGGCGAGAAGTATCCGGTTCGCTACGAATTCAGTATCGACGGGAGCGAACTCGATACGACCGTCGACGCTGAGGACGCCCTCGATGTCGAGGTCGCCGTCGAAGGGATTTCTCCCGCCGCAGCAGACATCAGCTACGACGGCGACCCGCTCGAATGGACGATCGGACAGGACGGACTCGACGATCTCCGAGATAGCCTCATCGAGTGGTGGTCGCTCAGAGATGCCGTCGGAGACCACACGCTCCCACAGTCTGTCGAGCGTGATCTCTCCGATCGCGCAGCTCGTGTCCAGAGCAAACTCGTCGAGGCGCTCAAGAGTGGGACGTTCGACGTCAAGGATCGCGGCGATCAGATCGGGGGTATGGTTTCGGGAGTCGAGGAGTATCTCGACGTCAACTACCCCGACGACTTCCACCCCGTAATGCTGCAGGTCGGCGACGAGCACTTACAGGAACTCCGTGGACTTTCCGCACAAGACCCGCTCCCTACGTGGGCCCAGCAGATCGATGTCGCGACAGAAGACCCCGAAACGCACGAGGGGTCGATCCAGAACAACGTGCGCGCATTCACCGGCCGACAGTTGAAGCAACGCGGCGGGAATCTCGCGATGGCGACGATCCTTGACGGAATCATCGAAAAGAAACCGATCTACGAGGACGCTCGCCCCGCACTGTGTGCGATTATTTGGGGCCTCTGCCGGAAGGGAGACTTCCTGCCAATCGACGAGACAGGTGACTCCCTCGAACTCGACGATGTAATCGACTTGAACAAACTGACGACGACGCGTCTGAAGATTGCAAAAGGTGACAGTGTAGGAAAGATCCTCCGCGAGGGAGGATTCATGGACTCGACGGAGACGATTCCGGACGGAATCGTCAGGCTCCAGTCCGCGAACGACACGCTCGCGGGTCGACTCGGTAGTCTCGTAGAAGACGTCAGACTGGTCGCCGAGAGTGACATCCAAACGCGCGCCGTTCGCAACCTCCTCGAGTCGTTCGTGGAAGCGCTCGAAGCCGAGCAGCAGAGCGCGATCGACCGACGAGAGGCCGTCAAATCACGTGACACCGACTGGGAGGACGTCGTCGAAGCAACTAACGACGCTCAGGAGTGGTACGACGACGCCGAGGAAGTGTGGAGTTTGCGCCTCCCCGCGCTCACACGAATCGACTCGCAGTTGACTCTCGCCCAGCAGTCGTACAACTGGCTGACTGAAGAGGTCGAAACGGCCAGCCCGACGCTTCGCGAGAGCATCGGCGGTTACGAGGGTGAATGGTGGACACACGATGGCTGGGATCAGTTCAACGACGCTCAAACTACCTCGCCGGCGCTCGACGAGGCGATCGAGACCGCGTGGGACTCGTTCCGAGCGGAAACCGAGGTCGATGCGTTCGTCGACGAGTTACAGAAGCATCCGTGGATTCAGCCCGCAAATGAGTTTGAGTCGAACGTTCGGCCGGCCTTCGAGAGCGAATACATCACACCACTCCGTCGCGCCGCATCGTGGTACGACGACGTCTCGGACGCGGTATCGACGGTGACCGGCGGAACGACCAACACCGAGGCTGATGACTTCATTCGAGCGACGAACACACTCCTCGACAGCGAACCCCTCGCTGTGGTTGCCGGTAGCGACATCGACGGATTACGAGATACGTTCGAGGAGCTACAAGCACTCGTTGGGGATCAGTCTCCCACAGACATCACAGCGATCGGGGTTCTTCCGTCGGATCGCGAATCGCTGGACTCGGAACTGGAACGGCTCGTCGAACGCCATGATCTCAGTATCGAGCGGACTGAGACGGGGGTGATCATCCGATGACGACCAAACGTCCCTTCCACGACTTCACAGAGCGACTCGCACAGTTCGCCGACGGACGACGCGGCATCCGAAATCCGTTCGTAATCGTCCCCGTCCAGCCGAAGTACGAGCACCGGGTTGCTGAACGGCTCACCGAGTGGGCGACGAACCCGCATCGTACCGAGGAGTTCCCGGATGACGGAACCGTCCAAGTCCTCCGACTGGATGAGCTGTTCGTCGAAACCGACGTCTTCGAACTCGCGGTTGACCTCGGCGAGAACAGCCAACCCGCGACGATCACTGAGACGATGCAAGACCGATTAGCGGAGGAACTCGTCGCGGTT
This sequence is a window from Halorubrum trapanicum. Protein-coding genes within it:
- a CDS encoding BrxA family protein, with translation MTLRTDGRGASLPSLDSTFPHDEVSMALTRCGLLVDRAETLARLYAQHRDWTVVEEKWIQERFDERSTRGSSKGIYRALSSRFKTAGSELPSIVQLPSVLDQCETERDKAQVLYFYLLEDDPLVKYTVHRYVDRLQESGAEGLDFEQETIERLLNEFHYEDGSEFDYAESTTRRWGEGLRSVMREIGVLDTQQALHGQIPNLGTTPLLVASGYSWELHGDDWLSQPTGWHYLFQSVQYWDSLAERVSDDPNWGASGIHGELRLQPVDDTYDWAEPWEGEV